In Salarias fasciatus chromosome 13, fSalaFa1.1, whole genome shotgun sequence, the sequence GACTGCGTGGAGACGCAGCGCCGCAGCCTCTCGGGGGGGAAATGAGCCGCCTCGGCGCATCGCCGAGCAGAACTGTGTCAGCCTCACAACCCGTGCTGCTCTCGCACCTACATTTAGCGCGTTCATTTCCGCTCCGCCTGCGCTCTCAAAggcatcgccatggcaaccgcaAGTCGCACATCCATTCTTAAAAGACCGGGGGCGCGGCGCGGCTCCCACGCAGGCAGTCAGACGTCTGTGCGAGGGAGGCTCTGTAATCAGACGTTGCCGCTGACCCACGCGGAGGCGGGCGAAGTCCAGTCCGTCAGGTGACCGTCCGACACTGAACCCGGACGCCATCCGCCGCCAGGCGCAAGTATAAAAGCAAAACGGCACTCGTAGTTATTGTGTAACTTCCTTACAGAGAGTTCATAAGCTCCATGCATTCATTCCACAATCTGCCACTTTGTCTGTTACTGGTTTGCCCAACAAGGCAGAAGGggatttcccatcatgctcaGCCCCGTGCTCTAATTAATCATTCACAAGCTGTACAGATTCCTCACGTCGTCCAAATATATTCAGGGGCGTTTCAGGAGGAGCTTTGACAGTAATTATTTACGTTTGTTTGCTAATTTTGGTGTTTGCTCTCCCAATCTGTCCAGAATTACAAGTGTAAAGATGGTGATTAACCTCTTGAATTACAGTTGCAGTTCGCTAATCCCGTCTGAGTAATTACAAAATCGCATCAGTGCCGCATTTAATGAATCATTTCAGTGCAAATTTTACATCTTGATTTGTTGCTCATCCAATGTGTCCTAGTATGCTGTGGTTGATCTCACATCCGTCCTGTGATATCTGTTGTTGGCTTTAATGGTCGAACCTCTCGAAATCTTAAAAATGACACTTTTAGAAATGATTGATGGACTGACAAACGCTATCAAAGTTACCAAGAGTCCAGCTGAAGGGATGACAATGATCTCTTCACAACTCCATTTTCTGTAGTTGCGATGCTTTAAATAGGATTCCAACTGCAACTATTTCAGACAGATTTAACCTTCACTATTACTGTACAATCAATATCTTGAGAATGACCAAACTGAGCTAATTATTGCCAATATCTTTCTCTTTCAGGTATAGCATTTCTTACATTCCATTCGCCAGGTAAGACGTCACACTCGTATCATCTTTTACAACCGTACTGTAGTGTAATGCTCATTTCTTCTTGTTTAGTTCAGCTGGATGTTTCTCTTACTGCAGTCTGTCTGTTGAAATTTAGCTTTCGCTTGATTAACCGCTGGATATGCGCTCTCTGCCAAAATGAGCCCAGAGTCCGTTTTCAGCCCTCTGCTAGACCTCCGTGCGCTCAGCAGCGGACATGACGATACACACGGCAAAGCAGCAGGATCACAACGTGcaacttttcagtgaaaacatgtttttttatttaccccCTTGCCACTATTTGCCTCCATATGGCCGTAATCCCCCCCCGTGATGAGTGTGAGCTCTCAGTGTCAATCAAGTGGCAGCTTGTTGTTTGACACTCGTCTGTGCCTGAGCCCCCTGATGTCCCCTGCTTTGTCCATATTATCAAACTAAAACCATTTTCTTATGGACTAATGCTTTCTAAGGCAGATTTACCAAAACATTTCCATCTCCAATAAGACTTTTACATTGATAGTAATGAGCTTATGTTAAGCTGTGTAGGGTTAAAGCACAATGTTAAATGTTTATTAGATTGTGACAGGCTCAATGAAAATCTAATAGATACACAACAAACTCGCACTGGTTGTTTGTGTGCTCTTCATTAGAGACGGTACGCAGTTTAAAGTTTAATAACTGGAGAATCTTTCAGTTTACTAGACTAGTAATTTTTCAGATTTCTTCCCaaaatgaagttaaaaatgaaaacaacaactcCCATTTTTTATTTCTCCATTATGGACCACAATATTTTCCCTCAGTCTGTGATGTTGTTTTGACAGTCCAGCTGTAAGTAGGGGCGGATTTCATTTGGTGAGCAGTCCAGAGCCCCCATACACCCCCCATTAAGGGGCTTGTGTGTTTGGGCAACCCTATAATCCATCCTGACAGCTGAGAGACGCCCTGTTGAAACCCCCGACTCTCCCTCCCCCACCCCGATCGCTAAAAATGCAAAGCTGAGACAAAGacctttttcccccccccccccctcccaaaaacCAAGTTCCTGTGGAGAAATACAAATttgacagctgtttttttttttccggacTCTATTTAATTTTATGTAATTATTATATGTTGTTCATCAGTTCCTTGTCATCTTTGTCTACGTGTTTTTGCAGAGCCTTCTTAAGCTTCTTATTTTAatccatttttcatttaatttagaTTAGATCTTTTTGATTTTCCAATATTAGACTTCCTCTGGTTGACACATATTAAAAGCATTAGACTGTACTCCTTCCTCTCCCCGTCGCCGACCCGACGGACTGTGATACCTGGCCAGTCACAACACCACATGGCCGGCGCGCTTGATCCTTTAATGTATTTTACCTTGTTTCCTATTTATAACCTCTCCTGCTCGGAGTGCAAGATACAAAATAAAACCTGCTGCATGTGCACTTCCCACAGTGCTTtaaggctgctgctgctgctctgatgtcTAATCAAATGAAGAGACAAGTGATATTTTAGAGATACAAAAATAGATTCAAGCTTCTCTTtatacaaggaaaaaaaaaaaacctcacatgGCAGCAAAATTATGCCACTTTGAATTCTCTTGATTTGACCCGAGGGTCGAACTAGAAGGAGCGAGTCTCCTCTCAGTGTCTgtccacctcctgctcctcctccctcccagaCTCctcatgacccccccccccccccttctcctttTAACCTTGATGGGTTTCACACCTCCTCCATCAAATTTTGACTGTGGCTGCAGGCGCAGTCTGCATAGCAACACACTGATGGAGAGCAAAGCAGGCTGTACGAGGGGAAATAGAGTAGGCAGCCATCCACAGTTGCCATGGCGACGGTGGCTGGCGTTGCATCATCCTTCAACTCGGTACCTGGAGGAAGCGAGCCCCCTCTCTCTAAACGTGGCGCTTCCCCGTCAAAACACACTCACTTATTCATGACGAGCCCCACCCAGATCGCCGTAACAAAGAATGCTCCAGTCCTTTTTGGTCACTTTTGATTTCATGTACATGACCggattttgttctttttttgtctttatagaAGCAACATTTATTaatatgtatttattcattctttcttCCTTTGTTGTTAGTAAAGATGACtgttaaacatgttttgttttttccctacAGGGATGCTGTGATGAAGTGCTTCACAACCTGTCTCAGTTAAATCTCATGACCCCAGAATTTCCTTGAAGACTGGTCCTAATACACAAACTGCAAGAGTGGTGATTTTGTAAAGTAAACATCAATACACACCCTGGATCTCTAAATACTTTGGTATGGCTATTTCATACTGTGAATTCTTGCCTGTCAGGTATAGCTAAAAGAGCTATATCAGCTATATTTGGATCAACAACAACATTCTCTGTCTTTTGCTTTTAATATCAGAATGACGAGTGCCTTTGATGCCTAATATATTTAAAGAGATTGCTATATTTTCCTGATGATTTTTAAGCCATTTGATTGCAGGGATTCAAGTTTGGGATATGTACCTTTATACACAAACGACCAAGTACATATTATATTTTaaacagtttcacttttttccttttttttttttttttgatggtcTGGTTTCATACACTCAAGCATCATTAAAgctttgtttctattttctgtctGTTCATGAGGCACTGATgtataaaaaacattttccagatGCTATTCCATGTTTTTATGTGATTATTTTCCCTTTGGCAAGTTACTGCTTCACTGATATTGCACTGAGATACATACTGTctacagcttcttcttcttttttttctctctcattgaAGATATAAGAAAAGCACTCCTGTCTTATGTGTGTCAATATTCAGTGTGTATTTGAAAATACCTGCGACTTCACTCAATTAAATCTTCTCACAATCTGCATCTCCTTTCTCCATATCTGATTTTCTGCCAGACGAAGCAATTGCCCAGTTAATCACGCTCCTGTGAGCATTGTGGTTTTGACGTGACCTAATAACCCAGTATAGCTCGCGTTGTCTTCTCCATACGGCTTCGGCATGACGCCACACCGTTTGAGGATGCAGTTGTCATGACAACCTCCTCTGGAAGATTCATAACCTCGACCTACCCCCATCTGTGGTACAGATGTTCACATCATCCTGCTGAGAATTATTTTTTTCGTTACACCCTTTGACCAAGAGTCGGTTCTTAATGTTTCACAGTATTTTACTATAGAATGAAGCGATTTGTTCTTCAACACTCCGTGTAGTGGTAGAAGACACGTTTCAGGGGTTTTGACATGACTGAATGGGTGTATTTATTCCTGTAGTGCGGCTCCCACAGAGTTATTAGACTCTTGTATAATGTGGTGGATTAGCATGGACAAAATCTCCCCCCTAGCACTGCTTGTTCAACTTGACAGAGGTCCAGCAAATCCCTCTCAAAGTAATCTTAGGGATACGAAAATTCTTTGAAATGAGAGGAGCGTGGCTGTTTTTTGTGAACAGTTCTCTTTGTCCACCACTTTTGGATTACGCCAAAGtttgaggatgaagaggaagtaTCCTGACCCTCGCAATCTGTTGAGAGTGTCCCAACTGTTTCCTCTTCATTACATCTAATCCGTTGTTATGTCAGACTAGAGGAATCCCACGCCGCAGAAATTAAACAAGTCCGCAAATccttttcactttaaaatgcagATCATCTCACAGAGATGAGTGTAAAACTTGGTATGTtgttgtgtgtcattttcatgccatttgtttatttcagctcTTTTTCCTTTATCGTCCTGCTTTGAAGTAAAAGTTGGTCAGCACAGATTGTTACTGGTTCCTATAAATTCTAatcttaaaaaacacacacatacacacaggcacAATGGAAAACAATGTGGCCCCAATTAAATTCTCCAGGTACCATCCACGGAACGTTCAAGACGGTATTGATCTCCGCTACTCCCAGTAGGTGCATCGCATTGAGTCCCTTGTGCAACTGTCTGGCTGAAAATGCAGAcgacacaaacaaaaatcaatattacaatttgtatttttcattgaaCATCCTTTGTAGGCTGTGTGGTGCGTACAGCAGTCAATACACATCAGATAGTTGACATTTGATcaactgaaagaaaaggaaGCACTTTGTCTTTGTTCTAAAACAAAATGACCCACAGGCTTTCTTCATGCATCATTGGCCAAACACTGTGTGTGACCTTGGTAGAAGGTAAGGTGGTTGAATAACCTCTACATGAGTAAAATATTACTTATAGATTTTCATGTAGCAAACAACTTACTGTGGTCCAAacattcactgaaaataaagaggagGGTAGATGTGTTGTATTACCGAGATAAGCTTTATATCATGTGGTAATAAAGCTATAAAAGAGACTTAATGACTACAAAACATTAGATGGAAATGTTTATCGGTCCACAAAAGGGTTTTAAAAAGCAGATAACATAGTAAAACAACTTTTATGTAAGTAAAATAGCACAACTGAACAATAATTGCAGCAATCGGTTCATTTGTAAGTTTACTTCAGAAAGCTTGATGGCAAACGTATGAAATTTAAACtggttttcttcatgttttgtgtGACTTTTGACCTCCGGTGTGGCACTTTGATATGAGAAGCATGATAAACTCGCACCTGGATCAGATAAACTGGTTTATGAAGCCAAACTCCACAAAGACTCATCAGTTCAGTGGTTTTATCCAGGAGCGCGTTTATCTGTTgtgaccagaggaggagagcagagcgggACTTGAGGGGGCTCAGATCTGCAGGAAGTAGTCTGAAGTGATGAAATGACATCACCGGGTTCTGCGTGGCTTTGTTTGGAGCCCCTCGTGGCCACGCCCCCACGCCGGCTCCGCCATAAAGCGGCCGGGCTGCGTCTTCGCACCAGTTAAACCGGAGTCGGTGAGGACAACAGGTGCGCTGATCCTCCTCCGGTAATGCCCACAGACCGCCGCTCGTCGTCTTCTGGGCTCCCTCGTTTGCACTTGGACTACTCGAGCGTTTTGCCACTCTGATATCTTCCAGCGCACAAAGATGCCTTTTCCGcccatcagcctccagcagcggATCTCCTCTCCCGGCCGGGACCTGTTCGGGAAGAAGAAAGCGCCTCCTCAGACCGAGCACAGCAGCAAGTCTGCCGGGGACAAGGGGGCGTCCGAGAAGCACTCCACCTCCTGGACGTCGGCGAATTTAAGGAATCTCGGGCGAAAATCTCAGCAGGAGAAGAGCAAGAGCCCCACGCAGAAGTCCTGCGTCGGGCAGGACGCGCAGGGACGCTGCTCGTGGCTGACGGTGCCCAAACCTCAGGATCCATCAGAGGGAGTGAGGCGCTCCAGCTCCATGGACTCCACCAGACAGCTCAGCGGGAAAGACGAGGGCAAGAAGGAGATTCAgttcaccctcagcctcacgcCAGAAGCCATTCTTGTCATCCAGAAACGGAATCTAGAGAAGCAGATGATGGCGAAGCAGCAGAAGTGCTGCGCCTCCGCGGACTTCAGGCACCGGAGAGTGTTTCCATCCAAAAAGACGCACGGAGGCTCCAAGAGCTGCGCGCCCGTCTCCAAAGCCGAGAGCGCCGAGCAGGACATCACGGCTATTGTGAAAATATCTCTGCTGAACGACCAGTACAAGTACGACGATGTGGAGTATGAAGAAGAGGATGGAGACGTGGACGAGACTGTAGTGAGGAAATGCAAAGAGTGGCTGAAGGGGGTGGAAAGCGCCGCCGCTTTGGGCAAAGTGGACAAACTCTCTGCACTTCCGCACCTGAAAGGCTGCTGACACCTGGCATTGGATCTGTCATCCTTGAAACTTTGACTGGAGATACGGAGGGCTCGTAAAAGCTGCGCACGTGCGGGCCCGCTGGAGCCGCTTCTTTATTTTGACTCCTGTAAAACTATGTGTTTGCAAACTGGCGGAGGAAATCCCCCCCTGAGTCCAAAGGAATTTGAGTTTGATCTGGGAAGCATTCAATGAGTTGATGGCACTACGCCTATTGAAAAATGCAGCTCCTTTAATAAGGTTTAAGGTTAAATGATTAAGCCAGAGCGGAACACGCAGAGACGCGCCTGTCTCGTCATAAATCAGATTCTTAAAGCTTAAAAGGAGCTCCGGCCAGCTGGCCTCTCTCACTATAGTGCTTAGCCACGTTGCTTTGCCAAttaaatgcttttctttttttcttttcacgtTTCGATTGAATAccttaatattttcttttttgcacatggtttttgttttcagtggggCGCCAGAGGACTGAGGGTTGTGCGTAAAGAGACGCAAAAGCGTTCCTTTGTGTGGGAGAACAATAAACTGTCAACAAAAGGGCTTCATGGGCGCCTGCTGCTGGAACCAAACTGAGCTGTTTATTTTCCTCTAATAAGAGGGTTATATCCTTTGTGGGGATTTACAAATGATGAGCAGTATAtgatattttctgaatatttgtACTGTCAGATGTTTTCTCAACTGGTGATTTTTAAGCCACCTGAAGTAAATTTTTGTTCTTGATTATGCAATTGTCGCAGACCCTCTTAAATCTTCTGAAAGCTGATTTGTGTTGTGCCTCCTATACTAATTCTATTACATGATGACGATTTGCAGTCGTTTGAATTGTTTCTTACACTTCTGTCCAGTTCCCAGGCTGCATTTTAAAGGTTCTTTGTTGCTTCTGAAGCTACCTGGGGCCATTTGGGCATTAGTGTTCTAAGCTTCTTAGATTTCCTGTTAAGCAGGGTTGACCAGTGTACTGTAGGGCCCAGGTGCATGATCCCTTCAAGAAATAAGTTTTGAATGACTTTATCTTTTTTCACATCAGATAAAATAATGCTTGTTGCTTTAAGAGAAATCTAAAGTCATATGGAAGGGAGTCTACAATATTTTTACCCAAAATATGTGTGATTTACTGCAGCGGTATTATGAGTTTGAGCAGAGAGGTGGATATTTATATTTCCATTTTCTTGTTATACTCTCTGCAACAAAGAAccatgattttgttgttttttaatcctTAAGTACACTGCTCAGGGAAAAAGAGCTGGTCAGGGACCAATTCATGCCAAACCATGGATACGACTGTTTCCCCacctccaaaaaaacaaaacaaaacatcacattaaaaaagaattCAAGTCATGAACTGGCTAcaacttcttttattttaacCTTTCCAATTGTATTGATCATGAAGCAAAACAACTAGCAACCACATGCCAGCCTAAGACACTCAGTTTCTATGCATGGttacaaacacacttcagataCATGTTGGGTATATATGTGGAGCTTCATGCAGTCATGTTGAACTCTTCTGtattgttttctctgtaaccTGGACACCAGAGTTTTGATCAGACTGTACTGTACGCTGAAGCTCACTTGCTACTTGAACAGAGGAGAGATCACTGCAGCCTATTCGAACGCTGTACATGTGAACAGCTGGAAGCGGTTTTCAAAAGTACCTCTTCTTATCCTCAGGTAATGCTATTCTTTAGATTTCATCTAAAAAGAAAATTGTACAAACTCTTTCTGTTAGTCCACAAGGGTGTAGTGATTTACATATTCACATATTTTCACTGAGCATTACCTTTGTGGTGGATTTCAGACAGGAATACCACTGGCTGCACATGTAaagtcttcttcttcctgttttagaTGCAGACCTCTACCCTGTTAGTCTCAGAAACGTATTTTTAACTACACCTTTATACGGAGTTTCATATtctgctctgttgttgttgtaaacATAAAAATCGAATTCAGGAACAGATCAACAATGCAGCCATGAATCAAGTGTAAAAACCTGTGTTTGCGGCTGAAGTCT encodes:
- the prr18 gene encoding proline-rich protein 18; translation: MPFPPISLQQRISSPGRDLFGKKKAPPQTEHSSKSAGDKGASEKHSTSWTSANLRNLGRKSQQEKSKSPTQKSCVGQDAQGRCSWLTVPKPQDPSEGVRRSSSMDSTRQLSGKDEGKKEIQFTLSLTPEAILVIQKRNLEKQMMAKQQKCCASADFRHRRVFPSKKTHGGSKSCAPVSKAESAEQDITAIVKISLLNDQYKYDDVEYEEEDGDVDETVVRKCKEWLKGVESAAALGKVDKLSALPHLKGC